The genomic segment TAGTAATGAGAACTTACTCCTGCGTCAGGAAATCAACCGGATTTTGCAGACTGTCAGCCACAAAAACCTAGAGTTGTATCACTTCCGGTTTGAATCATCAAGAGCTCTACGTGAAAGTGAGGCGAGGGTGGATGAGCTTCAACAGGAAGTGTGTAGCCTTAAGCAAGATGTAAGCTAAAATTTGGTTATTGTGTACGTTTCAACATgttggtcagtgtgtgattgcacatggtggtcagtgtgtggttGTACATGTTGGTCAGTGTGAatttgcacatggtggtcagtgtgtgattgcacatggtggtcagtgtgtggttGTACATGTTGGTCAGTGTGAagttgcacatggtggtcagtgtgtggttGTACATGATGGTCAGTGTGTGGTTGTACATGGTGGCCAGTGTATATCATTGCACATGGTGGCCAGTGTGTGGTTGCACACGGTGGTCAAGGTGTCATtgtacatggtggtcagtgtgtgattgcacatggtggtcagtgtgtggcTGCACATAGTGGTCAAGGTGTCATTGTACATGGTGGTCAATGTGTAATtgtacatggtggtcagtgtgtgattgcacatggtggtcagtgtgtggttgcacatggtggtcagtgtgtgattgcacatggtggccAGTGTGTGGTTGCACACGGTGGTCAAGGTGtcattgcacatggtggtcagtgtgtgattgcacatggtggtcaatgtgtgattgcacatgatggtcagtgtgtgattgcacatggtggtcagtgtgtgattgcctatggtggtcagtgtgtgattgcctatggtggtcagtgtgtgatttcacatggtggtcagtgtgtgatttcacatggtggtcagtgtgtgatttcacatggtggtcagtgtgtgattgcacatggtggtcagtgtatgattgcacatggtggtcagtgtgtggttGTATGTgttggtcagtgtgtgattgcacatggtggtcagtgtgtgattgcacatgttggtcagtgtgtgattgcacatggtggtcagtgtgtgattgcacatggtggtcagtgtgtgattgcaaatggtggtcagtgtgtggctgcacatggtggtcagtgtgtgattgcacatgatggtcagtgtgtgattgcacacggcggtcagtgtatgattgcacatggtagtcagtgtatgattgcacatgatggtcagtgtgtggttgcacatggtggtcagtgtgtggttGCACATgatggtcagtgtgtgattgcacatgatggtcagtgtgtgattgcacatgatGGTCAATGTGTAATTGTACATGTTGGTCAGTGTGAagttgcacatggtggtcaagGTGTCATTGTACATGTTGGTCaatgtgtgattgcacatggtggtcagtgtgtgattgcacatagtggtcagtgtgtgattgcacatggtggtcagtgtgtaaTTGTACATGTTGGTCAGTGTGAAgctgcacatggtggtcagtgtgtgattgcacatggtggtcaagGTGTCATTGTACATGTTGGTTAGTGTGTGATttcacatggtggtcagtgtatgattgcacatggtggtcagtgtgtgattacacatggtggtcagtgtgtgattgcacatggtggtcagtgtttgattgcacatggtggtcagtgtataaTTGTACATgttggtcagtgtgtgattgcacatggtggtcagtgtgtgattgcacatggtggtcagtgtatgattgcacatggtggtcagtgtgtggttGTATGTgttggtcagtgtgtgattgcacatggtggtcagtgtgtgattgcacatgttggtcagtgtgtgattgcacatggtggtcagtgtgtgattgcacttggtggtcagtgtgtgattgcaaatggtggtcagtgtgtggctgcacatggtggtcagtgtgtgattgcacatgatggtcagtgtgtgattgcacacggcggtcagtgtatgattgcacatggtagtcagtgtatgattgcacatgatggtcagtgtgtggttgcacatggtggtcagtgtgtggttGCACATgatggtcagtgtgtgattgcacatgatggtcagtgtgtgattgcacatgatGGTCAATGTGTAATTGTACATGTTGGTCAGTGTGAagttgcacatggtggtcaagGTGTCATTGTACATgttggtcagtgtgtgattgcacatggtggtcagtgtgtgattgcacatagtggtcagtgtgtgattgcacatggtggtcagtgtgtaaTTGTACATGTTGGTCAGTGTGAAgctgcacatggtggtcagtgtgtgattgcacatggtggtcaagGTGTCATTGTACATGTTGGTTAGTGTGTGATttcacatggtggtcagtgtatgattgcacatggtggtcagtgtgtgattacacatggtggtcagtgtgtgattgcacatggtggtcagtgtttgattgcacatggtggtcagtgtataaTTGTACATgttggtcagtgtgtgattgcacatggtggtcagtgtgtgattgcacatggtggtcagtgtgtggttgcacatggtggccagtgtgtgattgcacatggtggtcagtgtgtgattgtacatggtggtcagtgtgtgattgcacatggtggtcagtgtgtgattgcacatgttggtcagtgtgtgattgtacatggtggtcagtgtgtgattgcacacgGCGGTCAGtttatgattgcacatggtagtcagtgtatgattgcacatgatggtcagtgtgtggttgcacatggtggtcagtgtgtggttGCACATgatggtcagtgtgtgattgcacatgatggtcagtgtgtgattgcacatgatGGTCAATGTGTAATTGTACATGTTGGTCAGTGTGAAGTTGAACATGGTGGTCAAGGTGTCATTGTACATgttggtcagtgtgtgattgcacatggtggtcagtgtgtgatttcacatggtggtcagtgtgtgattgcacatagtagtcagtgtgtgattgcacatggtggtcagtgtgtaaTTGTACATGTTGGTCAGTGTGAAgctgcacatggtggtcagtgtgtgattgcacatggtggtcaagGTGTCATTGTACATGTTGGTTAGTGTGTGATttcacatggtggtcagtgtgaagttgcacatggtggtcagtgtgtgattgtacatggtggtcagtgtgtgattgcaaaTGGTGGTCAAGGTGTCATTGTACATGTTGGTCAGTGTGAagttgcacatggtggtcaagGTGTCATTGTACATgttggtcagtgtgtgattgcacatagtggtcagtgtgtgattgcacatggtggtcagtgtgtaaTTGTACATGTTGGTCAGTGTGAAgctgcacatggtggtcagtgtgtgattgcacatggtggtcaagGTGTCATTGTACATGTTGGTTAGTGTGTGATTTCACATGGTGGTCAAGGTGTCATTGTACATGTTGGTTAGTGTGTGATTTCACATGGTGGTcggtgtgtgattgcacatgttGGCCAGTGTGTGATTGTACACGgcggtcagtgtgtgattgcacatggtggtcagtgtgtgattgcaaatggtggtcagtgtgtgattgcacatggtggtcaatGTGTGATTGCACTTgatggtcagtgtgtgattgcacatggtggtcagtgtgtgattgcacatggtggtcagtgtgtgattgcacatggtggtcagtgtgtgatttcacatggtggtcagtgtgtgatttcacatggtggtcagtgtgtgattgcacatggtggtcagtgtatgattgcacatggtggtcagtgtatgattgcacatggtggtcagtgtgtggttGTATGTgttggtcagtgtgtgattgcacatggtggtcagtgtataattgcacatggtggtcagtgtatgatttcacatggtggtcagtgtgtggttGCACATGGCGGTCAGtttgtgattgcacatggcggtcagtgtgtgattgcacatggtgttCAGTGTGTGATttcacatggtggtcagtgtgtgatttcacatggtggtcagtgtgtgatttcacatggtggtcagtgtatgatttcACATGGTGgccagtgtatgattgcacatggtggtcagtgtatgattgcacatggtggtcagtgtgtggttgcacatggtggtcaatGTGTCATTGTACATGTTGGTCAGTGTGTAATTGTGCATGTTGGTCAGTGTGAAGTTGCACATGGTGGTTAGTGTGTGACTGTgtatggtggtcagtgtgtgattgcacatggtggtcagtgtgtgattgcacatggtggtcagtgtgtgattgcacatagTGGTCAGTGTGAAGTTGCACATagtggtcagtgtgtggttGCACAtagtggtcagtgtgtgattgcacatgatGGTCAATGTGTGATTAcccatggtggtcagtgtgtgattgcccatggtggtcagtgtgtggttGCACAttgtggtcagtgtgtgattgcacatgatGGTCAATGTGTGATTAcccatggtggtcagtgtgtgattgcccatggtggtcagtgtgtgactGTGTATGGTGTTCAGTGTGTGATTACACATGGTGGTCACTGTATGATTGTATATGGTGGTCAGGGTATTATCATATTTAATGATTAATAAATAGTGCGTGTATTCTCGAAAAACTTTGTAAACGTATTTTCTTCATATGCTTCTAGCTGTCTCGCGTTCGAGCTGTATGCCTGGAAACACAAAGCCAAGCATCTCTTGTCGACTTGGTCCGCAAAAAGCTTGATGAAAGGAGAGTTGAGAACAACGCACTTAAGTGGAAGGTTGGCGCTCTTGAGAAGGAAATCCGGGACCTTCAGACAAAAAACGAAGTCCTTGAGACGGAACTACTTATTATTCCCCGGATGATGGCTGCCAAGGTGCGCATGCGTATTGTACACATAGTATACTTAGATCATGATTCTTTTCGttgaaaacattttaaacaaGTTTTAAACATTCTGTGAAGATATACGGGGATAGAGTGATAATGAGAGGTGTGGCCATGGCGTTACCGGGTCAGGTTAAGATATAACGTGTTCCTCTTTTACACTTAGTACAACGTAGTAAACCAccaaataaaaacatgattTTCCTTCACACTTCTACTTGTCTAAACCTAAGGTTTCTCGTAACCGGAACAACGCCACACTTCAGATGCACTGTTCGGCGCACACGGTGAAAGTGAAGGTCAGCGGTGCAAATTTGTCAAGGGTCAGCAGCGACGCAGATAGAGAGGAGAAATCCTTCcgcaccctcccctcccctggagCAAATGCGAGAGAAGACCCCGAGGAAATTCAGGTTCTTGAAAGTCAACAAGACGTACCTCCACACAAACCTGATGAGTCTAAAACCAGAACGGTAAGAATGTGGAATATTTAAATTATATATTAACCTCCTACTCACCTTCAACTCGCCTCTTTCTCTATAACCACCCCTCATCTTATCTAGTCCCCCTCCATTACTTGTCATCTCTAAGCCCGGCCCTCACCAGCCTCTCATGCCCTCATTTCCCTCCTACATCCTCTCCTTCCTAACCCTCGCTCATGTTGTCATTATCACCCATGTCCTCAATATGTTTTTAATTATATTTCAGAGAAACTTTTCGTCTCTGAAGAATTGGTTTCGAAGGCGGCCTGTCACCGAACATGATCAGAGTTTGCTAAGCAAGCTCAGAGAAAACTAACCGAGTATATGGAAATGATACACACCAAGACTGTTGTTATCGGTTTTTAGTGAGCTATAAGaaaatgtattgttgttatatttCAAGTATTGTCAACCAtgtaaatattgtaaatagGTCGTttacatttataaaaaaatcgtTTATGAATTATGTTTTCATCAAATATCTTTCTcgaataaaaagcaaaatataatGGTTTGTTAACACAATACCGCTTAGTTTAGCAAGTATAACATAGTTCACCACACTCAACATTCCAACCTAGTCCCTGGCTAGTCCCTAGGTTTCCCGTGAGTTttcgggttacctgtggttaCCAGGCCTCTGGGCTGGATCTTACCAGACCCTCTACCCACACGGTAAACAGGAGTCCCAAAAAGAATGCCAGTAACTGAGTAATATACAACTTTGAACAAGGGACGACGAACAACTCAGAGTTGAATGGTCAACTCCTGTAACTC from the Nematostella vectensis chromosome 4, jaNemVect1.1, whole genome shotgun sequence genome contains:
- the LOC116616220 gene encoding uncharacterized protein LOC116616220, with the protein product MWSAKYNPFVGFEALLSSSEGVFSMDTAPFSVDTPFLQPSGPLLGEDNFNNTSQLSICNGEEDQFAEPSSWSSFGSKVELPGGGFIELPSAEDDCREWTQSANNDKTQEHAVLVAKVDRLELESLEKDHVIGQISNENLLLRQEINRILQTVSHKNLELYHFRFESSRALRESEARVDELQQEVCSLKQDLSRVRAVCLETQSQASLVDLVRKKLDERRVENNALKWKVGALEKEIRDLQTKNEVLETELLIIPRMMAAKVSRNRNNATLQMHCSAHTVKVKVSGANLSRVSSDADREEKSFRTLPSPGANAREDPEEIQVLESQQDVPPHKPDESKTRTRNFSSLKNWFRRRPVTEHDQSLLSKLREN